In Drechmeria coniospora strain ARSEF 6962 chromosome 03, whole genome shotgun sequence, the DNA window TAAAGTAGTCACTGCCTCCATACGTACTACCAGCTACCCATCTCCTCCTAGATAGTCGGAAAATAGCACAAACCCCGAAGAATGGGAAATGGATGTCAGGGACATCCCGAGCAACGTTTCGGCAGAGGCTGTCGACGATCTTTCCGAGAATTGGCAAAGGAGCTTCTACGCTGGAAGATCGCGGTCCCCAAGGCCGTGAGACCAGGAGCTCAGCCTTGGCAAGTGGGAGCAATGAAGCCCCTCGAAGCGAGGACGCAGCAACTCAGCTGCGAAAAATCCAGCCCAGGGTTAAAAGAAATACTAGTAGGAGCTTCAGAACTTCTTATTGTATAAGCAATATGTTATTGGCTGAACCAGATATCTGCTATATCTGCTCTATATGCGTATAGAATGTACTCACTATCCGAGTCTAAATCATGAAGTGCCACTCTCAGGGTGGGATGAaatcggcggcggcccggtTTCTCAGGCGCAGGTTGATGCCAGCGATTTTTCAAGCCCTCTTCTGAACAATACATCGCCAGAAAGGTATCGGTAGCAAAGAAATAGTTGATACTGTATAGAGAGCGCTACTATCGGTGAAGGagtttggggggggggggggggggggggttggatTGCAAGACAATGTCACACACTAAAATTTGTAAACTGCCTGCAAATCCATAGCTTCTGCCTTCATCCCCAAAGCAGGAACGCTACAGATATCAGTGCCAAGGGCGGCACTATAGGAGGAGGTCGCCCTATCTGGAGACAACTAGCAGGCGAGGATAGAGGGAAGGACGTTACCTCAAGTGCTGTTGCATCCAAGAATGGTTCAAGTCATTTCGTATCGACAACAATATCACGGTATCAAAGCGATCATCCAGTGCCGACGGCGTATGATGAGATGAGACGTACAAATGCAGCTGCTAGCCAAGTGCTATTGGTTCTATTTGCTTTCGCGGGGTATCTCAATTCCACCAATGATTTGCTGGATACGTGTCCAGCTCTGTCTGCATGATAGGCCTGCGCAGTTACTGCATGCATCAttccttggccgccgagcccAGCAATGTACAATAGTTCAGGTCCGTCAGTCGGCCTTCCATTATTGCTGGATAGCCCAAAGGTTGCGAGACCACCCCATTTCCCGAAGTTTCTTGTTGCTCGAGCTGATCGCCCTCTTCTCCGTCGATGCAACTGCCAGGGCCTTGCTGCATGCAGCCAGGGCTTCGACCAGTTCCGTCATGCGGCCGGCCTTGACAAAAGTTTGGGCCAAGTCCGAATTCCGCTCAGCTATGACGCTCGCTAATTCCATGCAATCCAGCAGATTGTCTCGAGAGAGGCCCGTGCCTGCGTAATGTAAACCGCTGATGAATGACAAGATGGTCTCTGGGAGGTACGTCTGTCGCAGCGCtgcgagctcctcgtcacTGTCTGCGGCGGTGTTAGCAACTGCAACTCGTTACGAGGATCCTCGAATAGATGTGGGGGCATACTGTCAGTACCAGTCAACAGCCAGCCGCCAAGCAAAGGCTGCATCCTCTCCTTCAGGACCTTGACGGCATCGCCCACTCCGGTCCAGAATTTTCGATCGCCGGACGGAGCCCTATTGTCTCGTTAATGGGGTGACAAGCCTCGGCAGAGAGGTCTACACGTACTCAGCAGAGAGTTCCATCAAGGATCCCACCGTCTCCAATCCATCTAGCGCCTTGGCCAGGCACTCCAGTTCGCGGAAGATGCGTACGTTTAGGGCGACTTCCTCTGGACGCACGCCCACGATGCCACCTTGGTTGAGTTGCTGGGCCCAGAAATCGACGGTCTCATGCAAGGACCAATCTGGCGTTTGCTGGTCGGTGACATTCTGCCAGATGATGTCGAATTGCACCCGCTCCATCAGTTTTCGCGCCGCAAGGAGACGTTTGTTGCCTATCGGGAAGATCAGCCTGGATTTAAGCAGAAGTACGGGAGCTGTGGCCACGCACGGaagaagtacttgtacacctgaACGCCCATGCGCAGGACTTCGGGCCAGGCAGCCTGCACCTGAAGCAGCCATTCCAACGATCGGATCATTCGCTCATCCTTGGGGGAAATGAttgcctcgtcatcgcccagGAAGTCGGCCTGGATGCCCCGTCCATACCGTGCCGTTGACGATCCGTCCAAGAGGATGGTGAAGGTCTCGgtgacgccgacgctcgAACCGCGGTGGTCGAGATCGTCGTAGACGAGCTTCGCCAGCGTCTCCGTAAACTTGAGGACATCGATGCCAACCCGGTTGATCAACTTCAACTGCAAGATTCGCTTCTCCGGATCCTGCTCGTCAATCATGTTCCAGCTCAGGACGTCATACTGCCGGGGAGGTTGGAGGATGGAGCAGTACAGGGGGATTAGCTCTTCCGTCTTGGCGAGTGCCAGGAAATCGGTGTATCCTGCGAGGATGTTTTCCTGGCCAGAACGCCAGAGCGCGTtggacgacgatgccaaaTGCTCGCCCTCCAGCTCATCCAACTGCCGCAAGAGAGCAATGACGACGTAGATGTGGGCGACGAGTCGTATTCCATCGTGctggtcgaggccgaagaACTTTCTCCGGGCGATGTTCAGGTTgctgggcgacggccgagggagaAGGCGCGAGGGTCTGTCCTTGTTGGCGTGCTCGGCCATGATGAGTGCCTGCTCGTACAGGTGACGATCAATGTCGTTGGCGATCAACGCGGCCTGAAGAGCCTTGTTCGGTTCAAGAGCTTCCTCCATCGTGCTGCTCTGGCATTCCAGCGAGGCAATCAGCCGCCTCTCGACGgtgtcaccgtcgccgtggaGCTGAACGGCTTCAGAGGATGGGAAGGACTGCGCCAAACTGGATGCCATTTCAGGCGGGCAATGCCCCAGCAGGAAAGTGTCCGCCTGGCTTCGAAGCAAGGCATTGTAGTGGGCAAACAAAACATCGTCCCAGCTTCGGGCCACCTTCTCCACGCTTTGAACATCACCCGACAGCAAGCCGTACACGGCGCGCTCGTAATTATCAGTGCCGCCATTTCGAGCAAGGCTCAGGCACATGCGTCGCCACAGCGCAATGGAGGCCGGGGGCGCGCCTTCGGGGGACTCCTGGCCCTCCGCAGGCAGGAGCATGGCGGACATCGACACAGCCCTCCACATTTCCGTCCGTTCCTGACACCATTCGCGAATCGACGCGAGGGAGCTGCCGCGGCGAAGGTGTTCAAAGCAGCCCAACCAAATGGCTCGCTCAAAATACTCGTCCTGAGGCTCAAGCTTGCGGTCTTGTCGCGTGGGGGCGTCGGGGTCGAGGTGAGTGATGAGCGGTACTCCCCCGGAGCCGACGTGAGAGCTCGTCACGTTCGTGGACTGACGTTCCAAAAGATGCGGCCATGCCGTCATGCTTTTCCTCAGCTTGATCTTGGAGCGAGTGTGAAGCCAGCCATGGGCGATGATGTCCCCCCTGTCGGCGTTTTGCTGCAATTCGCGCACCAGCTCGTCGATATCCGGACCGCTTGATGCGTTCGTTTGCAGCCACCGAAGCACGGCACGACGCTCCGTGAAGATGGGGTCGGTGTCGATGAACTCGGGCAAGGTCTGCGATTTAGTCTCCTTGGCCGGTTGCACCGAAAACAGGTGCGAATTTCTCGGCCGAGATTCGCAATATCGCAAGGGGAGCAGTCTTCGGAAAAGATCCCAGGTTTGCACCTCCATTTCCAGCTGTGATATTTCTTCACGTTGTTTGGCGTCTGTCACAGGGGGTTCCTGCTCGTCAACATCCATGTCGGCGTCATTTCGTCCGTCTTGCGGGCTCTTCTTCTGGATAAGTCGTTGGGTTGCAATCTCATGGTATTTTCGTGGCAGGTCAAGAACTCGGGCCCTTTTCTCGGCCACGCTCAACCCAGGCACAAGGCAGGCGTCCAGAGCATGGGCGAACTCTTCGACTTCTGGCCCCGGGCTGATAGCATTAAGCTCCTCGTTGTCTACCTTTGTAGACATCATGGCACGGAAACAAaggcggtgacgaggcaAAGGATGCCCTGCAGGGTCGATGTCGGTCGCACGATCGAGCTTGGGCAAACCTCTCGTTGACGATCCCTGACCGGCGAGGCTGGGCCGTCAATTGTCCTTACCTTGACGCGAGCTTGGAGACCGTCCGCATGGCCCTCGGCCAGTCAAAATGAATTCGTCTGTGGTGGAAGATTTGTGGACGCCTGAGACGCGCCGGTCGATATATCACCGAGTATTGTTACTGTTTTGCTGATGAGAGTGAATTGTATGTACTAGGCAAGGTCTGGCCAGGTTCAATGGAACCTTCGCCTCCTGCCCACCCAGAATTCAGTCACTAGCGCAGAGCCTGAGGGCCCCACCAGCGCGTGTGGTTGGTCAAGCTGTCCAATGGTTTTTGCTGCCATCGTTGCTGCAGTCTGCCGCACCCTTTTaccgcacaagtactccgtattactaaGTAGCTGTATTGTATAATGAGGACTgcgggtactccgtactccgtacggagtacttgtatattAATAATATCGACTTTCAGAGTACGGTAATTACAGGGGTGCTGACCTGTAATACAGCACAGATTACTTACCACTAGGCCACCCCGATTCCCCGCATACAGTGATATGCAACAAAAGCACTTCACCGAAATGCGCCAAGCCGTGGAGCGATGTCTTGTGGGAACAAATTTTCTCGCTCTTGAAAATgtttcttcttcttcaacATAATGTCATCGGCATTCATATTAGAGTCTCGGAACAAGACCATTCAATTCTTGTTCAGGTTCCACGAGGACCTCTCGCGCGCTCAATGATCGCCTAGAAGAAATTCAGCGCCCTTCACTTACGTTGCCAAAGTTTACGCGATGCCGGCGGATAGAGCAAGAAGAGCGGTACATACACAGTTATAGACAGGTTCATGGTGCGATACGATGCATTGAAACAAGGAGAACGACAATCGTGTTTGCCTATTTCCCCTCCCTGGACTCGTTCATCCTCAGCCGTAGTATGCTGGGCTTGGGGCAACTTGGGCTCGTGGCATCGCTACCGTGCCTCTCGTAAAAGGCCTCGCAGCACTTGTAGAGCGCGTTGACGGCGTCCTGACACTTGGTCTCGTTGTAGTTGTTGCGAGCCAGGCAAGCTGCAAAGGCGTGCTCAGGTCAGCGGCCCATCAGGCAATCGATAGAATGTAAGCAAGGCTGTACGACAGCGTTTCATACCTTGAATGGCGCACTTTGATTTCTCTCGCTATTAACATATGTGCTCGCATTGTTCACCGAGACCACAGGTGCGTGAACATCCGCAGCGTGATGAGATTCGCACGGGCAAGGGCCAGAGGGAAGTAGTGACGGGGACTCCACGTACTGCGTAGGGTTGACAGGATGCCTTCCCTTCGGCGTCACTTTTTGGCAAAGGTTCTTCCTGCTTCTGCTTGCACAATCAACATCGAGAGCTCGGCAGGGCAAGAGGCGATCAAAGAGGAAGATGCACCATGGCGAATTTGGtttctcctctcccctcaTGAATAACCACAGGTCCAGTGGGTGAGGAAAAGGGAATCGAGCGAGCAAGTGCTCACAAACGCTAGAGAAAGGAGATGATGTGCCCAGcattgtgcggagtactgtaagtaagtactccgtacggagtactcgtactgtacttgcacaccatGTTACTTAGGACATACCTACCAATGGTTACTTGTTGCCAACGAGCCATTTACCGTACTTGGACTTCCTTAGTTACTGACCTCTACCAAGGCAACTTAATAATACCATTGAGGAAAACAGGTACTAATACAGCACCAACCACCTACGAATAGTATGTATTACTTATTACTTCCAAGTAGGCGCTTGCCTATACatttacttacctagtactccgtaatatgCAGGTaaataattactactaggtacttaggcTATAGCAGTACCTCAGTAGttgacagtacggagtacagtgtgCACCGACGGTGGCCGGTTGGCCATTTGGCACAGCGGTGCCCTTCGCTGCTTCAGCAGATGTCAGCGAGCGACCGACCACCACCGCCCGCTTGTTGTTCGCTGAGGCTCCGAGTCATCTGACACATGCAGCATTCGCGCTCATGCTTTGTTGGGTCGCGTAAACTCGTAATCAAGGTCGTGGTTGAAGCGGCCAGGGCACGCATAACCACTCGCCACCCGCCTCGGGTCTGGACTGCCACACCCTTCGTTCCTAGTTCCGGTCCCAGTCCCGTTCCCTACGACCTTGTCGCCTTGCTCCCTCCTCCTGAATTTGTACCCTTCGCCCCCACCCTCCGTTCTGCCGCCATTCCGCTGGCGTCTGGGGCCGGCGAGAGAGACCAACTTTAACCATTTCGCCTTCGACTCACCACTTTAGCCTTTTCTGTCTCTCTTCCCTCTTCCATCTCCCTCCACGCAAGCCGCGCGTCATCCCGGCTGGTTGCGCATCGTCCATACCGCCAAAGTCGAGAACGAAGACGTGACGCAAATCACGCTGCAGAAGTACCATCATGTCAGCCGAGAACGACGGCGTGCCAGCGCCTGATCAGCAGGAGGCACCTGCCAACAGCGAGCACCTGAACATCAAGGTGACGGACAACAACAATGAAGTCTTTTTCAAGATCAAGCGGAGCACGAAGCTTGAGAAGCTCATGAACGCGTTCTGTGAGCGACAAGGCAAGAGCATCACCTCCGTCCGCTTTCTCTTCGACGGCACTCGGGTGCAGCCAACAGACACGCCCGACGCGGTAGGTTTCCCTCGTCGCACATCAAACAAGGGAACGGGCTCGGACGAAGCATCTGAGCTAACGGTCGGCATGTAGCTCGAGATGACAGATGGAGATACGCTCGAGGTGCATCAGGAGCAGGTCGGCGGCTGCGCTGCGCTTGCATAGTCACGAAGAGGAGACGAAGGATAAATGCTGGCCATGTACCCCATCTGGCACGGGCAGTACATAGCATCGGGGCCTCCAGCTTGTTTCACGAATGTGGGATACTGCCCTTATCCTGCAGGTTGTATACGCCGGAGACAAAAGAACGGTGGGTGAGGCCGGTGGGTAGTTTGCGGATAGCCATTCAGGAGACCAACAACAGTCCTCGATcttgtcctcgtccggccATCGCATTACATCCATCATGCATACCATCTATGTGGCTGGCGAACATGAGTGAAAAATAGAGGTGTATCGCTTTTCGCATAGAGGCAACGCAGAACTACACAGACCCTCCCTGTCGTGATTGGGGAAGTAAAAGAGCCAGCACCAGTACCAGCCTCAACGCCTACACtcgtacctgcacctacacCCTTTTCAACGCAGATCACGCCTTCAGTTCTCGTGCCCGACAAGCCGTGCAGAGCACAACCGTAGACCCCAGCACCTCCTTCGGGAAGACCTGTCCATCGTCGAAACTTCCGCTGCACTCGGCGCATCGGAAACAATGCTCGTGCCAGTCGCTGCCGAGCGCTTTGATGTACTGCCCAACGACGGCCATTTTGCATTTCTGACACTTGGGCGCCCGTCGTTCCGTACGCTGTGTCTGGCACTTCAAGCACCAAGCGTACCCGTCCTTTTCGATGTGCGTCATGCCGTTCTCGAAGGGATCGCCGCATTCGGCGCAGAA includes these proteins:
- a CDS encoding nuclear pore complex protein, which translates into the protein MMSTKVDNEELNAISPGPEVEEFAHALDACLVPGLSVAEKRARVLDLPRKYHEIATQRLIQKKSPQDGRNDADMDVDEQEPPVTDAKQREEISQLEMEVQTWDLFRRLLPLRYCESRPRNSHLFSVQPAKETKSQTLPEFIDTDPIFTERRAVLRWLQTNASSGPDIDELVRELQQNADRGDIIAHGWLHTRSKIKLRKSMTAWPHLLERQSTNVTSSHVGSGGVPLITHLDPDAPTRQDRKLEPQDEYFERAIWLGCFEHLRRGSSLASIREWCQERTEMWRAVSMSAMLLPAEGQESPEGAPPASIALWRRMCLSLARNGGTDNYERAVYGLLSGDVQSVEKVARSWDDVLFAHYNALLRSQADTFLLGHCPPEMASSLAQSFPSSEAVQLHGDGDTVERRLIASLECQSSTMEEALEPNKALQAALIANDIDRHLYEQALIMAEHANKDRPSRLLPRPSPSNLNIARRKFFGLDQHDGIRLVAHIYVVIALLRQLDELEGEHLASSSNALWRSGQENILAGYTDFLALAKTEELIPLYCSILQPPRQYDVLSWNMIDEQDPEKRILQLKLINRVGIDVLKFTETLAKLVYDDLDHRGSSVGVTETFTILLDGSSTARYGRGIQADFLGDDEAIISPKDERMIRSLEWLLQVQAAWPEVLRMGVQVYKYFFRNKRLLAARKLMERVQFDIIWQNVTDQQTPDWSLHETVDFWAQQLNQGGIVGVRPEEVALNVRIFRELECLAKALDGLETVGSLMELSAEAPSGDRKFWTGVGDAVKVLKERMQPLLGGWLLTGTDNSDEELAALRQTYLPETILSFISGLHYAGTGLSRDNLLDCMELASVIAERNSDLAQTFVKAGRMTELVEALAACSKALAVASTEKRAISSSNKKLREMGWSRNLWAIQQ